Proteins encoded within one genomic window of Humulus lupulus chromosome 1, drHumLupu1.1, whole genome shotgun sequence:
- the LOC133790258 gene encoding stachyose synthase — protein MAPLNDPANPVHHVLESRTLEKYFDLSHEKFSVKGVPLLSQVPKNVTFKQFCNSNSSQSSDASLPLLQRVLSLSHKGGFLGFIHEEPSDRLNNCLGKFNGRDFLSIFRFKTWWSTMWVGSSGSDLQMETQWVLLDVPEIKSYVIIVPIIEGSFRSALHPGSDGELMISAESGSSQAKVSSFEAIAYVHVSDNPYNLMKEAYSALRVHLNTFRLLEEKKVPNIVDKFGWCTWDAFYLTVEPVGIFHGLNEFTLGGVSPRFLIIDDGWQSINKDGEDPNEDAKNLVLGGTQMTARLYRFDECKKFRNYKGGTFLGSETPKFDPKKPKLLISKAIEIEHAEKELDKASLQARAADVSESEAKIQKLKQELDELFGEEESEEGCGGRCLRKDGNYGMRAFTRDLRTQFKGLDDIYVWHALCGAWGGVRPGSSTNLDSKLVSCKLSPGLDGTMTDLAVVKIVEGGIGLVNPNQADDFYDSMHSYLAGVGITGVKVDVIHTLEYVSEDYGGRVELAKAYYTGLTNSLEKNFNGTGLVSSMQQCNDFFFLGTKQISMGRVGDDFWFQDPNGDPMGVYWLQGVHMIHCAYNSMWMGQIIQPDWDMFQSDHLCAKFHAGSRAICGGPVYVSDSVGGHNFELLNKLVYPDGTIPKCHHFALPSRDCLFKNPLLDNKTILKIWNFNKYGGVIGAFNCQGAGWDPKEQRIKGYSECYKPMSGSIHVSEIEWDQKLEAAQMGEAEEYVVYLNEAGEISLMTPKSDAIQFTIQPSTFEIFSFVPVQKLGGSIKFAPVGLTNMFNSGGTIQELDYKSSGAHIKVKGRGNFLAYSSEAPKKCVLNGAKAGFEWSSTDGKLALSIAWIEENGGVSDVVFIF, from the exons AGGTGTCCCTTTGCTCTCTCAAGTTCCCAAAAATGTCACTTTCAAACAATTTTGTAATTCAAACTCTTCTCAATCCTCGGATGCTTCACTTCCTTTGCTCCAACGTGTACTGTCGCTTTCTCATAAAGGTGGTTTCCTTGGCTTCATTCACGAGGAACCGTCTGATAGGCTGAACAACTGTTTGGGAAAATTCAATGGCAGAGATTTCTTGAGTATCTTCAGGTTCAAAACGTGGTGGTCAACCATGTGGGTAGGGAGTTCTGGTTCGGACTTGCAAATGGAGACACAATGGGTGCTCTTAGATGTTCCTGAGATTAAGTCTTACGTGATAATCGTTCCCATCATTGAGGGGAGCTTCAGGTCTGCTCTTCATCCTGGTTCTGATGGAGAACTCATGATCAGTGCAGAGAGCGGCTCTTCACAAGCGAAAGTGTCCAGTTTTGAAGCCATAGCTTATGTTCATGTCTCTGATAACCCCTATAACTTGATGAAAGAGGCTTATAGTGCTCTAAGAGTTCATCTCAACACTTTCAGGCTCTTGGAAGAGAAGAAAGTCCCTAACATAGTTGACAAGTTTGGTTGGTGCACTTGGGATGCCTTTTATTTGACTGTTGAGCCAGTTGGCATCTTTCATGGCTTGAATGAGTTCACTTTAGGTGGTGTTTCGCCGAGGTTTCTCATCATCGATGATGGTTGGCAAAGCATTAACAAAGATGGTGAGGACCCTAATGAAGATGCCAAGAATCTAGTCCTTGGTGGGACTCAAATGACAGCAAGGCTTTACCGTTTTGATGAGTGTAAGAAGTTCAGAAACTACAAAGGAGGAACTTTCTTAGGTTCGGAGACTCCAAAATTTGATCCTAAGAAGCCTAAACTACTTATCTCCAAGGCTATTGAGATAGAACACGCTGAGAAGGAGCTTGATAAGGCTAGTCTTCAAGCAAGAGCAGCTGATGTTTCTGAGTCTGAAGCTAAGATTCAGAAGCTAAAACAAGAGTTGGATGAGCTTTTTGGAGAAGAAGAAAGTGAAGAAGGTTGTGGAGGAAGGTGTTTACGAAAGGATGGAAACTATGGAATGAGGGCATTCACTAGAGATTTGAGGACCCAGTTTAAAGGTTTAGATGATATTTATGTTTGGCATGCTCTTTGTGGTGCTTGGGGTGGTGTCAGGCCTGGCTCATCAACTAATCTTGATTCAAAGCTAGTTTCATGCAAACTCTCTCCTGGCCTTGATGGGACTATGACTGATCTTGCTGTGGTTAAAATCGTTGAGGGTGGGATTGGACTTGTTAATCCTAACCAGGCTGATGATTTCTATGATTCTATGCACTCTTACCTCGCTGGAGTTGGTATCACAGGAGTCAAAGTTGATGTAATTCAC ACTCTTGAATATGTTTCTGAGGACTATGGAGGCAGAGTAGAGCTTGCAAAGGCTTATTACACGGGACTGACCAATTCTCTTGAGAAGAACTTTAATGGGACAGGACTTGTATCTAGCATGCAACAATGCAATGACTTCTTCTTCCTTGGGACAAAGCAAATTTCTATGGGAAGAGTAG gagATGATTTTTGGTTTCAGGATCCAAATGGAGACCCAATGGGAGTTTATTGGTTACAAGGAGTACATATGATTCACTGTGCCTATAACAGCATGTGGATGGGTCAAATCATTCAGCCTGATTGGGACATGTTCCAATCTGACCATTTATGTGCCAAATTTCATGCTGGATCAAGGGCCATCTGTGGAGGACCTGTTTATGTTAGTGACTCAGTTGGAGGCCACAATTTTGAGCTCTTAAACAAGCTTGTTTACCCTGATGGTACCATTCCTAAGTGCCACCATTTTGCTCTCCCATCCAGAGACTGTCTTTTCAAAAACCCCTTACTTGACAATAAGACCATTCTCAAGATATGGAACTTCAACAAG TATGGTGGTGTGATTGGAGCTTTTAACTGCCAAGGAGCTGGTTGGGACCCAAAGGAGCAAAGAATTAAAGGCTATTCTGAGTGTTACAAGCCAATGTCTGGTTCAATCCATGTGAGTGAGATTGAATGGGATCAAAAATTAGAGGCTGCCCAGATGGGAGAAGCTGAAGAATATGTGGTCTATCTCAATGAGGCTGGTGAAATTAGTCTAATGACTCCAAAATCTGATGCAATTCAGTTCACTATTCAACCATCTACCTTTGAGATTTTCAGCTTTGTGCCAGTTCAAAAACTGGGTGGCAGTATCAAGTTTGCCCCAGTTGGACTCACAAACATGTTCAATAGTGGAGGGACTATCCAAGAGTTGGACTACAAATCCTCTGGTGCCCATATCAAAGTCAAAGGTCGAGGAAATTTCTTGGCCTACTCAAGTGAGGCCCCAAAGAAGTGTGTGTTGAATGGTGCTAAAGCGGGTTTTGAGTGGTCTAGTACTGATGGGAAACTGGCTTTGAGTATTGCTTGGATTGAAGAGAATGGTGGAGTTTCTGATGTGGTTTTCATCTTCTAA